The genomic window CCGCGCTGCGGATAGAGGTCGAGGGCCGCGCGCTGAGCGCCGGCAGCATTGGACAGTCGATCCGCGTCATCAACAACGCATCACGCATCACCGTGTCGGGTCGGGTCGCGGCCGATGGCACCGTCGTGGTCGAACAGAACTGAAAGGTCGTTTCATGCCGAAAGCTTTCCTCTCACGTCCCGCTTCCCTGGTCAGCATGGCGGCGATCCTGCTGTCGCTGACGGCTTGCGGGCGGGTTTCTCAGGTGGGACAGACCCCTGCCATGACCCAGCCTGAAAGCAGCGTCGAGTTTCAGGCCATGACTTCCATGGGCCATGGCGTCAGCGAACTGCCGGATCGGCCGCAAAGCGCCGCATCGCTGTGGAAAACGCGCAACGCTCCGGTCGGCGATCCGCGCGCGGTCGATCGCGGCGATATCCTGACCGTGGTCATCGAGATCGACGACAAGGCCGAAATCCAGAACTCGTCCGGGCGCAGCCGCAGTTCCAGCGACAATGTCAGCATTCCCGCCATGATCGGCCTGCCCCAGAAGGTCGACGCCATCTTGCCGGACGGTGCCAGCATGGAGGAGCTGGCCCAGGCCAAGGCCGCCTCGAGCTTCAAGGGCAGCGGCAATA from Paracoccus sp. SMMA_5_TC includes these protein-coding regions:
- the flgH gene encoding flagellar basal body L-ring protein FlgH, whose product is MPKAFLSRPASLVSMAAILLSLTACGRVSQVGQTPAMTQPESSVEFQAMTSMGHGVSELPDRPQSAASLWKTRNAPVGDPRAVDRGDILTVVIEIDDKAEIQNSSGRSRSSSDNVSIPAMIGLPQKVDAILPDGASMEELAQAKAASSFKGSGNISRRDKLTLRVAATVVDRLPNGVLRIQGSQEVRVNYEVRELTVSGFVRPSDIGRRNEVAYDRIAGARISYGGRGQISDVQQPRYGQQIADIILPY